In one Erinaceus europaeus chromosome 3, mEriEur2.1, whole genome shotgun sequence genomic region, the following are encoded:
- the DNAJC5G gene encoding dnaJ homolog subfamily C member 5G isoform X1, whose product MSKIMAHLDEATQKLSRTGSSLYAVLELPKGASLGDIKKAYRRLALKYHPDKNPGDFQAAEIFKEINTAHSILSDPKKRKIYDKHGSLGIYIYDQFGEEGVRYYFFINSPWFKVLLILCCLLTCCCCCCFCCFCCGSLKPPTGEVMRRKQQEEEEDAQRKPSHPGKKKFRSSESDNEKY is encoded by the exons ATCATGGCTCATCTGGATGAAGCTACCCAGAAACTGTCCAGGACCGGGTCGAGCCTCTATGCAGTGCTGGAGCTGCCGAAGGGAGCCTCCCTAGGAGACATCAAAAAGGCCTACAG GAGACTGGCCTTGAAGTACCATCCAGACAAGAATCCAGGCGATTTTCAAGCAGCAGAGATATTCAAAGAGATTAACACAGCCCATTCCATCCTGAGTGACCCCAAGAAGCGGAAAATCTACGACAAGCATGGTTcactggggatatatatatatgatcaattTGGTGAAGAAGGCGTCAGATACTATTTTTTCATAAATAGTCCTTGGTTCAAG GTACTTCTCATCCTCTGCTGTCTGCTcacctgttgctgttgctgctgcttttgCTGTTTTTGCTGTGGATCCCTGAAACCACCTACTGGGGAAGTCATGAGAAGgaagcagcaggaggaggaggaggatgcccAGAGAAAGCCTTCACACCCAG gaaaaaagaaatttagaagcAGTGAAAgtgataatgaaaaatattaa
- the DNAJC5G gene encoding dnaJ homolog subfamily C member 5G isoform X2 encodes MSKIMAHLDEATQKLSRTGSSLYAVLELPKGASLGDIKKAYRRLALKYHPDKNPGDFQAAEIFKEINTAHSILSDPKKRKIYDKHGSLGIYIYDQFGEEGVRYYFFINSPWFKVLLILCCLLTCCCCCCFCCFCCGSLKPPTGEVMRRKQQEEEEDAQRKPSHPGAAAQPTGHGGERSQ; translated from the exons ATCATGGCTCATCTGGATGAAGCTACCCAGAAACTGTCCAGGACCGGGTCGAGCCTCTATGCAGTGCTGGAGCTGCCGAAGGGAGCCTCCCTAGGAGACATCAAAAAGGCCTACAG GAGACTGGCCTTGAAGTACCATCCAGACAAGAATCCAGGCGATTTTCAAGCAGCAGAGATATTCAAAGAGATTAACACAGCCCATTCCATCCTGAGTGACCCCAAGAAGCGGAAAATCTACGACAAGCATGGTTcactggggatatatatatatgatcaattTGGTGAAGAAGGCGTCAGATACTATTTTTTCATAAATAGTCCTTGGTTCAAG GTACTTCTCATCCTCTGCTGTCTGCTcacctgttgctgttgctgctgcttttgCTGTTTTTGCTGTGGATCCCTGAAACCACCTACTGGGGAAGTCATGAGAAGgaagcagcaggaggaggaggaggatgcccAGAGAAAGCCTTCACACCCAG GTGCCGCAGCCCAGCCCACTGGACACGGTGGAGAGAGGAGCCAGTGA
- the DNAJC5G gene encoding dnaJ homolog subfamily C member 5G isoform X3 translates to MAHLDEATQKLSRTGSSLYAVLELPKGASLGDIKKAYRRLALKYHPDKNPGDFQAAEIFKEINTAHSILSDPKKRKIYDKHGSLGIYIYDQFGEEGVRYYFFINSPWFKVLLILCCLLTCCCCCCFCCFCCGSLKPPTGEVMRRKQQEEEEDAQRKPSHPGKKKFRSSESDNEKY, encoded by the exons ATGGCTCATCTGGATGAAGCTACCCAGAAACTGTCCAGGACCGGGTCGAGCCTCTATGCAGTGCTGGAGCTGCCGAAGGGAGCCTCCCTAGGAGACATCAAAAAGGCCTACAG GAGACTGGCCTTGAAGTACCATCCAGACAAGAATCCAGGCGATTTTCAAGCAGCAGAGATATTCAAAGAGATTAACACAGCCCATTCCATCCTGAGTGACCCCAAGAAGCGGAAAATCTACGACAAGCATGGTTcactggggatatatatatatgatcaattTGGTGAAGAAGGCGTCAGATACTATTTTTTCATAAATAGTCCTTGGTTCAAG GTACTTCTCATCCTCTGCTGTCTGCTcacctgttgctgttgctgctgcttttgCTGTTTTTGCTGTGGATCCCTGAAACCACCTACTGGGGAAGTCATGAGAAGgaagcagcaggaggaggaggaggatgcccAGAGAAAGCCTTCACACCCAG gaaaaaagaaatttagaagcAGTGAAAgtgataatgaaaaatattaa